One Desulfobulbus propionicus DSM 2032 DNA segment encodes these proteins:
- a CDS encoding PqiC family protein, with the protein MNRSLILLGLAAFGLFLGSLTGCSPVSPQVSYYSLLDTQRPPSVAGARQSLAILVGPVSVPDLLKTSQIATGTAERYQLAEQHRWVSQVDRDFARAIGEQLASRLGTERIALYPQDQYLAAPLQVVVDILAMEGTLGQEARLTVRWSLVATKSKTARLTRRSTFSERPADSSHGAWVAAQRRNISRLSEEIAAAITSQH; encoded by the coding sequence ATGAATAGATCTCTCATCCTTCTCGGACTGGCGGCGTTCGGTTTATTCCTGGGTTCCCTCACCGGCTGCAGCCCGGTTTCCCCCCAGGTCAGCTACTACAGTCTGCTCGATACCCAACGGCCGCCCAGCGTCGCCGGTGCACGGCAGTCGTTGGCCATTCTTGTCGGCCCGGTTTCGGTGCCTGACCTGTTGAAAACGTCGCAAATCGCCACCGGAACGGCAGAGCGGTACCAACTCGCCGAGCAGCATCGATGGGTGAGCCAGGTTGACCGCGATTTTGCCCGTGCTATCGGCGAGCAGTTGGCCTCCAGGCTGGGCACTGAACGAATCGCCCTCTATCCGCAGGATCAGTACCTGGCGGCACCCCTGCAGGTTGTAGTTGATATTCTGGCCATGGAAGGGACTTTGGGCCAGGAGGCCAGATTGACGGTCCGTTGGTCGCTGGTCGCCACCAAGAGCAAAACAGCGCGGCTGACACGTCGCTCCACCTTCAGCGAACGACCGGCCGACAGCAGCCATGGCGCTTGGGTTGCAGCCCAGCGGCGCAATATCAGTCGGTTGAGCGAGGAAATTGCCGCCGCGATCACGTCGCAGCATTAA
- a CDS encoding acetyl-CoA C-acetyltransferase, whose product MREVVLVGACRTAVGKFGGSIKDVPAVELGALVIKDALNRSGIKPEMVDEVILGCVLTGALGQNPARQAMLKAGIPQDVPAVTINKVCGSGLKSIVMAAQAIQCGDADIIVAGGMENMSATAYALPQARFGYRMNAPTNGIIDMMVHDGLHCAMSNCHMGITAENICENWNLSREELDRFAVESQKKAEAAITSGRFKDEIVPVLIPRRKGAPLVFDTDEHYTPDSTLEKVNKLRPAFKPDGMVTAANASGINDGAAVIIVMAADKAKELGIKPMAKLTGYASAGVKPEIMGIGPAAASPKALAKAGKTLTEIDLIEANEAFASQSVAVAKDLGFDMSKVNVNGGAIALGHPIGASGARILVSLLHEMEKRGAKSGLATLCIGGGMGIAVVVEK is encoded by the coding sequence ATGCGTGAAGTCGTCCTAGTCGGTGCGTGTCGAACTGCTGTCGGTAAATTTGGTGGTTCCATAAAAGACGTCCCAGCAGTGGAACTGGGAGCTCTTGTCATCAAAGACGCCCTGAACAGGTCCGGCATTAAGCCGGAAATGGTCGATGAGGTAATCTTGGGATGTGTGCTCACAGGGGCGCTGGGGCAGAATCCGGCCCGTCAGGCCATGCTCAAAGCAGGCATTCCCCAAGATGTTCCCGCCGTAACTATAAACAAGGTTTGCGGTAGCGGTCTCAAATCCATCGTGATGGCCGCCCAGGCAATTCAGTGTGGTGACGCCGATATCATTGTGGCCGGCGGCATGGAAAACATGAGCGCCACGGCTTATGCTCTGCCGCAGGCACGTTTCGGTTACAGAATGAACGCGCCGACGAATGGTATCATCGACATGATGGTCCATGATGGCCTGCACTGCGCGATGAGCAATTGTCACATGGGGATAACGGCTGAGAACATATGCGAGAACTGGAATCTATCCAGGGAGGAACTTGATCGCTTCGCAGTCGAATCACAGAAAAAGGCTGAAGCGGCTATTACCAGTGGACGTTTCAAGGATGAAATCGTTCCGGTGCTCATTCCGAGACGAAAAGGCGCTCCCCTCGTGTTTGACACTGATGAACATTACACCCCTGACTCCACTCTGGAGAAAGTCAACAAACTGAGGCCCGCATTCAAACCCGATGGCATGGTGACAGCGGCCAATGCTTCAGGCATCAACGATGGTGCTGCGGTCATCATCGTCATGGCGGCCGATAAGGCAAAAGAATTGGGGATCAAGCCAATGGCAAAGTTGACGGGCTATGCCTCCGCAGGAGTAAAGCCGGAAATCATGGGCATCGGCCCGGCAGCGGCTTCTCCAAAAGCATTGGCAAAGGCCGGAAAGACACTTACCGAGATAGATCTGATTGAGGCAAATGAGGCATTTGCCTCGCAAAGTGTTGCTGTCGCAAAAGATCTGGGTTTTGACATGAGTAAGGTCAATGTCAACGGGGGCGCAATAGCTCTCGGCCACCCAATAGGTGCCTCTGGTGCTCGCATTCTGGTGTCCTTGCTCCATGAAATGGAAAAACGGGGAGCAAAAAGCGGTCTGGCCACACTGTGCATCGGCGGGGGCATGGGAATAGCAGTGGTTGTCGAGAAATAG